One window of Channa argus isolate prfri chromosome 4, Channa argus male v1.0, whole genome shotgun sequence genomic DNA carries:
- the arpp19b gene encoding cAMP-regulated phosphoprotein 19b produces MSEEVEGTRTAEEQQEMDDKVMSPEKAEEAKLKARYPNLGAKPGGSDFLRKRLQKGPKYFDSGDYNMAKAKIKNKQLPSAPTEKTEITGGHIPTPQDLPQRKTSIVTSKLAG; encoded by the exons ATGTCTGAAGAAGTTGAAGGAACAAGGACTGCAGAGGAACAGCAG GAAATGGATGACAAAGTAATGAGTCCAGAGAAAGCAGAGGAGGCCAAACTGAAGGCCAGGTATCCTAACCTTGGAGCTAAACCCGGAGGCTCTGATTTTCTCAGGAAACGGCTTCAGAAAGGG CCAAAGTATTTTGACTCTGGAGACTACAACATGGCCAAGGCAAAAATTAAGAACAAACAGCTTCCATCAGCCCCAACAGAGAAGACTGAGATCACAGGAGGACACATCCCAACACCTCAGGACTTGCCTCAAAGAAAGACTTCAATTGTGACTAGCAAACTTGCTGGTTGA
- the rsl24d1 gene encoding probable ribosome biogenesis protein RLP24 — protein MRIEKCYFCSGPVYPGHGVMFVRNDCKTFRFCKSKCHRNFKKKRNPRKTRWTKAFRKASGKELTVDNSLEFEKRRNIPVKYNRELWDKTVEAMKKVEEIKRKRQARFIMNRLKKGKQLEKEEAINEVKKNIHLIKAPHAGKAKQMEDKMVQKLQEDVDMGDEDI, from the exons ATGCGCATCGAAAAGTGTTATTTCTGCTCGGGGCCGGTGTACCCCGGACATGGAGTAATGTTTGTACGGAACGACTGTAAG acattCAGATTCTGCAAATCAAAATGCCACAGAAACTTCAAGAAGAAGCGTAATCCAAGAAAAACAAGATGGACCAAAGCATTCAGAAAGGCATCAGGAAAGGAGTTGACAGTG GATAACTCTCTGGAGTTTGAAAAACGCAGAAACATTCCTGTTAAATATAACAGGGAGCTGTGGGACAAGACAG TGGAAGCAATGAAGAAGGTGGAGGAAATCAAACGGAAACGACAGGCAAGATTTATAATGAACAG ATTAAAGAAGGGTAAACAGTTAGAGAAGGAGGAGGCCATCAACGAAGTGAAGAAAAATATTCACCTCATCAAAGCGCCACATGCAG GAAAGGCGAAACAAATGGAAGACAAAATGGTGCAGAAATTACAAGAGGATGTCGACATGGGGGATGAAGATATCTAA